The proteins below are encoded in one region of Pseudomonas entomophila L48:
- the polA gene encoding DNA polymerase I produces the protein MSQAPLVLVDGSSYLYRAFHALPPLTTSKGLPTGAVKGVLNMLKSLRKQYPDSLFAVVFDAKGGTFRDAMFAEYKANRPSMPDDLRVQVEPLHASVRALGYPLLCVEGVEADDVIGTLARSSAAAGRPVIISTGDKDMAQLVDGHVTLVNTMTGSVLDVAGVHEKFGVGPEHIIDFLALMGDKVDNIPGVPGVGEKTAVGLLTGIGGGLSDLYQNLDKVPALAIRGAKTLPAKLEEHRDAAFLSYELATIKCDVELDVEVDALVCGEPDREALLALYTEMEFKSWVAEVQRSAPRTGDSDAAVAAQEAPEAKVEPKYETILDQARFDAWLEKLRQAPLFAFDTETTGLDAQQASIVGLSFAVEPNEAAYVPLAHDYEGAPAQLDREAVLLALKPLLEDPAKGKIGQNAKYDINILANGSPAILMRGVAYDTMLESYVLDSTATRHDMDSLAQKYLDHTTIGFEDIAGKGAKQLTFNQIPLEKAGPYAAEDADVTLRLHHALQARLANTPSVLPVLMDIEMPLVPVLAKIERQGALVDAALLGVQSGELGAKLVELEREAYALAGEEFNLGSPKQLGAILYDKLGMPVLSKTAKGQPSTAEAVLDDLAEQGYPLPKVLMQYRSLSKLKSTYTDKLPGQINPRTGRIHTSYQQAVAATGRLSSSDPNLQNIPVRTAEGRRIRQAFVASPGYKLLAADYSQIELRIMAHLAKDEGLLHAFRNDLDVHRATAAEVFGVALADVTTDQRRSAKAINFGLIYGMSAFGLAKQIGVDRKQSQDYIDRYFARYPGVLAYMERTRAQAAEQGFVETLFGRRLYLPDINAKNPALRKGAERTAINAPMQGTAADIIKRAMVAVDNWLTDSKLDARVILQVHDELVLEVREDLVEQVKDEIRGYMSGAAELDVPLLVEVGVGSNWDEAH, from the coding sequence ATGAGCCAAGCGCCCCTCGTCCTGGTGGACGGTTCCTCCTACCTCTACCGCGCCTTCCACGCGCTGCCACCGCTGACTACTTCCAAAGGCCTGCCGACGGGCGCGGTCAAGGGTGTGCTGAACATGCTCAAGAGCCTGCGTAAGCAGTACCCGGACAGCCTGTTCGCGGTGGTCTTCGACGCCAAGGGCGGCACCTTCCGCGACGCCATGTTCGCCGAGTACAAGGCCAACCGCCCGAGCATGCCCGACGACCTGCGGGTGCAGGTCGAGCCGCTGCACGCCAGCGTGCGCGCGCTGGGTTACCCGCTGTTGTGCGTCGAGGGCGTGGAGGCGGACGATGTGATCGGCACCCTGGCCCGCAGCAGCGCGGCGGCGGGCCGCCCGGTGATCATCTCGACTGGCGACAAGGACATGGCCCAACTGGTGGACGGCCACGTCACGCTGGTCAACACCATGACCGGCAGTGTGCTGGACGTTGCCGGCGTGCACGAGAAGTTCGGCGTGGGTCCCGAGCACATCATCGATTTCCTCGCCCTGATGGGCGACAAAGTCGACAACATCCCCGGCGTGCCGGGCGTTGGCGAGAAGACCGCCGTGGGCCTGCTGACCGGAATCGGTGGCGGCCTGAGCGACCTGTACCAGAACCTCGACAAGGTCCCGGCCCTGGCCATTCGTGGCGCCAAGACCCTGCCGGCCAAGCTCGAGGAGCACCGCGACGCGGCCTTCCTCTCCTATGAGCTGGCCACCATCAAGTGTGATGTGGAACTGGATGTCGAGGTCGACGCGCTGGTCTGCGGCGAGCCGGATCGTGAAGCGCTGCTGGCCTTGTACACCGAGATGGAGTTCAAGAGCTGGGTCGCCGAAGTGCAACGAAGCGCGCCCCGCACGGGTGACAGCGACGCTGCTGTTGCAGCTCAAGAGGCACCTGAAGCCAAGGTCGAACCCAAGTACGAGACCATCCTCGACCAGGCGCGTTTCGATGCCTGGCTGGAAAAGCTGCGACAGGCGCCGCTGTTCGCCTTCGACACCGAAACCACTGGCCTTGATGCCCAACAGGCCAGCATCGTCGGCCTGTCGTTCGCCGTCGAGCCCAACGAAGCCGCCTATGTACCGCTGGCCCACGACTACGAAGGTGCCCCGGCCCAGCTGGACCGCGAAGCCGTGCTGCTGGCACTCAAACCCCTGCTGGAAGACCCGGCCAAGGGCAAGATCGGCCAGAACGCCAAGTACGACATCAATATCCTGGCCAACGGCAGCCCGGCGATCCTGATGCGCGGCGTGGCCTACGACACCATGCTCGAGTCCTACGTGCTCGACTCCACCGCCACCCGCCACGACATGGACAGCCTGGCGCAGAAGTACCTGGACCACACCACCATCGGGTTCGAGGACATCGCGGGCAAGGGCGCCAAGCAACTGACCTTCAACCAGATCCCGCTGGAGAAGGCCGGCCCCTACGCCGCCGAGGATGCCGACGTCACCCTGCGCCTGCACCACGCGTTGCAAGCGCGCCTGGCGAATACCCCCAGCGTGCTGCCGGTGCTGATGGACATCGAGATGCCGCTGGTGCCGGTGCTGGCCAAGATTGAACGCCAAGGAGCACTGGTTGATGCCGCGCTGCTCGGCGTGCAGAGCGGTGAGCTGGGCGCGAAGCTGGTCGAGCTGGAGCGCGAGGCGTATGCCTTGGCCGGCGAGGAGTTCAATCTGGGCTCGCCCAAGCAGCTGGGCGCGATCCTCTACGACAAACTGGGCATGCCGGTGCTGAGCAAGACGGCCAAGGGCCAGCCCTCAACCGCCGAGGCGGTGCTCGATGACCTGGCCGAGCAGGGCTACCCGCTGCCCAAGGTGCTGATGCAATACCGCAGCCTGAGCAAGCTCAAGAGCACCTACACCGACAAGCTGCCGGGGCAGATCAACCCTCGCACCGGGCGTATCCACACCTCCTACCAGCAAGCAGTCGCCGCCACCGGGCGGTTGTCGTCCAGCGACCCGAACCTGCAGAACATCCCGGTGCGTACCGCCGAAGGCCGGCGTATCCGCCAGGCCTTCGTCGCCAGTCCCGGCTACAAGCTGCTGGCGGCGGACTATTCGCAGATCGAGCTGCGCATCATGGCCCACCTGGCCAAGGACGAAGGCCTGCTGCATGCCTTCCGCAACGATCTGGACGTGCACCGCGCCACCGCCGCCGAAGTGTTCGGCGTGGCTCTGGCGGACGTCACCACCGACCAGCGCCGCAGCGCCAAGGCGATCAACTTCGGCCTGATCTACGGCATGAGCGCGTTCGGCCTGGCCAAGCAGATCGGCGTCGACCGCAAGCAGTCCCAGGATTACATCGACCGTTATTTCGCCCGCTATCCCGGCGTGTTGGCCTACATGGAGCGCACCCGCGCCCAGGCCGCCGAGCAAGGCTTCGTCGAGACCCTGTTCGGCCGCCGCCTGTACCTGCCGGACATCAACGCCAAGAACCCGGCCCTGCGCAAAGGCGCCGAGCGCACCGCGATCAACGCCCCGATGCAGGGCACCGCGGCGGACATCATCAAGCGCGCCATGGTGGCGGTGGACAACTGGCTGACCGACAGCAAACTGGATGCGCGGGTGATCCTGCAGGTGCACGACGAACTGGTGCTGGAAGTGCGTGAGGATCTGGTCGAGCAGGTGAAAGATGAAATTCGCGGTTACATGAGCGGTGCCGCGGAACTCGATGTGCCGCTGCTGGTGGAAGTGGGCGTTGGCTCGAATTGGGACGAAGCTCACTAA
- a CDS encoding homoserine kinase, with product MSVFTPVSRPELETFLAPYELGRLLDFQGIAAGTENSNFFVSLEQGEFVLTLIERGPAEDMPFFIELLDVLHEADMPVPYAVRDRDGNGLRELCGKPALLQPRLSGKHIKAPNNQHCAQVGELLAHIHLATRERIIERRTDRGLDWMLASGIELLSGLNSAQAELLKPALDEITAHKAQILALPKANLHADLFRDNVMFEGTHLTGVIDFYNACSGPMLYDVAITVNDWCLDEQGGIDLPRAQALLGAYAALRPFTAAEAELWPVMLRVACVRFWLSRLIAAQAFAGMDVMIHDPSEFEVRLVQRQQVALKLPFAL from the coding sequence ATGTCAGTCTTCACCCCTGTGTCCCGGCCTGAGCTGGAAACCTTTCTGGCGCCGTACGAGCTGGGCCGTCTGCTCGACTTCCAGGGCATTGCCGCCGGTACCGAGAACAGCAATTTCTTCGTCAGCCTGGAGCAAGGGGAGTTCGTCCTCACACTGATCGAGCGCGGGCCGGCCGAAGACATGCCGTTCTTCATCGAGCTGCTCGATGTACTGCATGAGGCCGACATGCCGGTGCCCTACGCCGTGCGCGACCGCGACGGCAACGGCCTGCGCGAGCTGTGCGGCAAACCGGCGCTGTTGCAGCCACGGTTGTCCGGCAAGCACATAAAGGCACCGAACAACCAGCACTGCGCGCAGGTTGGCGAGCTGCTGGCGCACATCCACCTGGCCACCCGCGAGCGCATCATCGAGCGCCGTACCGACCGCGGCCTGGACTGGATGCTGGCATCTGGCATTGAGTTGCTGTCCGGCCTGAACAGCGCGCAAGCCGAGCTGTTGAAGCCGGCACTGGATGAGATCACCGCGCACAAGGCGCAGATCCTGGCCCTGCCCAAGGCCAACCTGCACGCCGACCTGTTCCGTGACAACGTGATGTTCGAAGGCACCCACCTGACCGGCGTGATCGATTTCTACAACGCCTGTTCCGGGCCGATGCTGTATGACGTGGCCATCACCGTGAACGACTGGTGCCTGGACGAACAGGGTGGCATCGACCTGCCACGGGCCCAGGCGCTGCTGGGTGCTTACGCGGCGTTGCGGCCATTCACCGCGGCCGAAGCCGAGCTGTGGCCGGTGATGCTGCGGGTGGCTTGCGTGCGCTTCTGGCTGTCGCGGCTGATCGCGGCGCAGGCGTTTGCCGGGATGGATGTGATGATCCACGACCCGAGCGAGTTCGAGGTGCGCTTGGTGCAGCGCCAGCAGGTGGCGTTGAAGCTGCCGTTCGCGCTCTAA
- a CDS encoding endonuclease/exonuclease/phosphatase family protein translates to MGRIRSTRGIGLHQPQVNERHLQAPGLPEDGRLRLLSFNIQVGISTERYRHYLTRSWQHLLPHAGRSGNLQKIGDLLSDFDLVALQEADGGSLRSGYVNQVEHLAQLGAFPYWYQQLNRNLGRFAQHSNGVLSRLKPQQLEDHPLPGPAGRGAILVRFGEGEDALIVVMMHLALGAKTRARQLAYIRELIGGYRHQVLMGDMNTHATDLLDHSPLRDLGLIAPQVEATFPSWRPQRCLDHILLSPSLTLERVEVLAQPISDHLPVAVEIRLPEALTVDTLPVLS, encoded by the coding sequence ATGGGCCGGATCCGCTCTACACGTGGTATCGGCCTGCACCAGCCGCAGGTCAACGAGCGTCACCTGCAGGCCCCTGGCCTGCCGGAGGACGGTCGCCTGCGGCTGCTGAGCTTCAATATCCAGGTCGGCATCAGCACCGAGCGTTACCGCCACTACCTGACACGCAGCTGGCAGCACCTGCTGCCGCACGCTGGCCGCTCCGGCAACTTGCAGAAAATTGGCGACCTGCTCAGCGATTTCGACCTGGTGGCCCTGCAGGAAGCCGACGGCGGCAGCCTGCGCTCGGGCTACGTCAATCAAGTCGAGCACCTGGCGCAACTGGGGGCCTTCCCCTACTGGTACCAGCAGCTCAACCGCAACCTCGGGCGTTTCGCCCAGCACAGCAACGGCGTGCTCAGCCGCCTCAAGCCCCAGCAACTGGAAGACCATCCCCTGCCCGGCCCGGCCGGTCGCGGGGCGATCCTGGTGCGTTTCGGCGAGGGCGAGGATGCGCTGATCGTGGTGATGATGCACCTGGCATTGGGCGCCAAGACCCGTGCCCGGCAGCTGGCCTACATTCGCGAGCTGATCGGCGGTTACCGGCACCAGGTTCTCATGGGTGACATGAACACCCACGCCACCGACCTGCTCGATCACTCGCCGCTGCGCGACCTGGGCTTGATCGCACCCCAGGTCGAAGCCACCTTCCCCAGCTGGCGCCCGCAACGCTGCCTGGACCATATCCTGCTCAGCCCGAGCCTGACGCTGGAGCGCGTCGAGGTGCTGGCGCAGCCAATTTCCGATCACCTGCCCGTCGCCGTCGAGATCCGATTGCCTGAAGCCTTGACTGTGGATACGCTGCCGGTCCTGAGCTAG
- the znuC gene encoding zinc ABC transporter ATP-binding protein ZnuC translates to MSDALIRLEQVGVSFAGEAVLDSIDLAVAPGQIVTLIGPNGAGKTTLVRAVLGLLKPHRGKVWRKPKLRIGYMPQKIQVDATLPLSVLRFLRLVPGVDRAAALSALQEVGAEQVIDSPIQTISGGEMQRVLLARALLREPELLVLDEPVQGVDVVGQTELYNLITRLRDRHGCGVLMVSHDLHLVMSATDQVVCLNRHVCCSGHPEQVSNDPAFVELFGQNAKSLAVYHHHHDHSHDLHGSVIAPGAHVHGEHCKHG, encoded by the coding sequence ATGAGCGACGCACTGATCCGCCTCGAGCAGGTCGGGGTCAGCTTTGCCGGTGAAGCGGTGCTCGACAGCATCGACCTGGCCGTCGCGCCCGGCCAGATCGTCACCCTGATCGGCCCCAACGGCGCCGGCAAGACCACCCTGGTACGCGCCGTGCTCGGCCTGCTAAAACCGCATCGCGGCAAGGTATGGCGCAAGCCGAAGCTGCGCATCGGCTACATGCCGCAGAAGATCCAGGTTGACGCCACGCTGCCGCTGTCGGTGCTGCGCTTCCTGCGCCTGGTGCCCGGCGTAGACCGCGCGGCAGCCTTGTCGGCATTGCAGGAGGTCGGCGCCGAACAGGTGATCGACAGCCCGATCCAGACCATTTCCGGCGGCGAGATGCAGCGCGTGCTGCTGGCCCGCGCGCTGTTGCGCGAGCCGGAGCTGTTGGTGCTCGACGAGCCGGTGCAAGGGGTCGACGTGGTCGGCCAGACCGAGCTGTACAACCTCATCACCCGCCTGCGCGACCGCCATGGTTGCGGCGTGCTGATGGTCTCCCACGACCTGCACCTGGTGATGAGCGCCACCGACCAGGTGGTCTGCCTCAACCGTCACGTCTGCTGCTCGGGCCACCCGGAGCAGGTCAGCAACGACCCGGCCTTCGTCGAACTGTTCGGCCAGAACGCCAAGAGCCTGGCCGTCTACCACCACCATCACGATCACAGCCACG
- the dsbA gene encoding thiol:disulfide interchange protein DsbA, with protein sequence MRKLILSAALVAASVFGMAAVQAAEPATAGKEYIELSNPVPVSVPGKIEVVELFWYGCPHCYHFEPTINPWAEKLPKDVNFKRVPAMFGGPWDKHGQMFLTLEAMGVEHNVHNAVFDAIQNKRMKLMEPEEMADFLATQGVDKDKFLATYNSFAIQGQVKQAKELAKKYEITGVPSLVVNGKYRFDLGTAGGPEGVLNVADQLIAKERAAK encoded by the coding sequence ATGCGTAAACTGATTCTCAGCGCTGCGCTGGTCGCCGCCAGCGTATTCGGTATGGCCGCCGTACAGGCCGCAGAGCCTGCAACCGCCGGCAAGGAATATATCGAGCTGAGCAACCCCGTCCCGGTATCCGTGCCAGGCAAGATCGAAGTCGTCGAGCTGTTCTGGTACGGCTGCCCACACTGCTACCACTTCGAACCGACCATCAACCCTTGGGCTGAGAAGCTGCCGAAGGACGTCAACTTCAAGCGCGTCCCTGCCATGTTCGGCGGCCCGTGGGATAAACACGGTCAGATGTTCCTGACGCTGGAAGCCATGGGTGTCGAGCACAACGTCCACAACGCCGTTTTCGACGCCATCCAGAACAAGCGCATGAAGCTGATGGAGCCTGAGGAAATGGCCGACTTCCTGGCCACCCAGGGCGTGGACAAGGACAAGTTCCTGGCCACCTACAACTCCTTCGCTATCCAGGGCCAGGTCAAGCAGGCCAAGGAGCTCGCCAAGAAGTACGAAATCACCGGTGTGCCAAGCCTGGTGGTCAACGGCAAGTACCGCTTCGACCTGGGTACCGCAGGTGGTCCGGAAGGCGTGCTGAACGTCGCCGACCAGCTGATCGCCAAGGAGCGCGCCGCTAAGTAA
- a CDS encoding c-type cytochrome: MAKWLLAVGLFLPFFSAQATQDPEALYNRSCAACHAGQLPQAPRQGDRAAWEPRLAQGMEQLVVHVTQGFKAMPPRGLCMDCSAEDYRLVILWMSGSPDT, translated from the coding sequence ATGGCGAAATGGCTACTAGCTGTCGGTTTGTTCCTACCGTTTTTCAGCGCACAGGCTACACAGGATCCCGAGGCGTTGTACAACCGCAGCTGTGCGGCCTGTCACGCCGGACAGTTGCCACAGGCACCCAGGCAGGGTGACCGGGCAGCCTGGGAGCCACGGCTGGCGCAAGGCATGGAGCAACTGGTGGTACATGTTACACAGGGTTTCAAGGCTATGCCGCCGCGTGGATTGTGCATGGACTGCAGTGCCGAGGACTACCGATTGGTCATCCTTTGGATGAGCGGCAGTCCCGATACATAA
- a CDS encoding zinc ABC transporter substrate-binding protein yields the protein METLLCYLFLTTRVSTVSRFLVLFVAFIACSAQADVRVLTSIKPLQQIAAAVQDGAGSPDVLLPPGASPHNYALRPSDVRKVGDADLLYWIGPDMEGFLPRVLASRGKPSVAVQSLPGLQLRHFGEDSHSHEEDHDDHDHDHRPGSLDAHLWLSSANARVIAAKMAADLAAADPANAARYQGNLKLFIERMDALDGRIKQRVAGIAGKPYFVFHEAFDYFEAAYGLKHTGVFSVASEVQPGAQHVAAMRKRLQEVGKTCVFSEPPLRPRLAETLTAGLPVRLAELDALGGTDTVDAQGYERLLEKLGSDLTGCLEQL from the coding sequence ATGGAGACGTTATTATGTTACCTGTTTCTGACGACCCGAGTATCCACCGTGTCCCGATTCCTTGTCCTCTTTGTCGCTTTCATCGCCTGCTCGGCCCAGGCCGACGTGCGCGTACTGACCAGCATCAAGCCCCTGCAACAGATTGCTGCGGCCGTCCAGGACGGTGCCGGCAGCCCTGACGTGCTGTTGCCGCCGGGCGCGTCCCCACACAACTACGCGTTGCGCCCGTCCGACGTGCGCAAGGTCGGCGATGCCGACCTGCTGTACTGGATCGGCCCGGACATGGAAGGTTTCCTGCCCCGCGTGCTGGCCAGCCGCGGCAAGCCCAGCGTGGCGGTGCAGTCGCTTCCAGGCCTGCAGTTGCGCCACTTTGGCGAGGACAGCCATTCCCACGAAGAAGACCACGACGACCATGACCATGACCACCGCCCGGGCAGCCTCGATGCGCACCTGTGGCTGTCGTCGGCCAATGCCCGGGTGATCGCGGCGAAGATGGCCGCCGACCTGGCGGCAGCCGACCCGGCCAATGCCGCGCGTTATCAAGGCAACCTGAAACTGTTCATCGAGCGGATGGACGCCCTGGATGGGCGGATCAAGCAGCGTGTGGCAGGGATCGCCGGCAAACCGTACTTCGTGTTCCATGAAGCCTTCGACTACTTCGAGGCCGCCTACGGCCTGAAGCACACCGGTGTATTCAGTGTGGCGTCGGAAGTGCAGCCGGGGGCGCAGCATGTGGCCGCGATGCGCAAGCGCCTGCAGGAAGTGGGCAAGACCTGTGTGTTCAGCGAGCCACCTCTGCGGCCACGCCTGGCCGAGACGCTGACGGCGGGGTTACCGGTGCGTCTGGCGGAGCTGGATGCGCTGGGTGGGACTGATACGGTGGATGCCCAGGGCTATGAACGGTTGCTGGAGAAGCTGGGCAGCGACCTGACGGGTTGCCTGGAACAACTGTAG
- a CDS encoding c-type cytochrome — MNKLFVSLLLTMGVAGAASAAEPIKGDAAAGQAKTAVCGACHNPDGNSLAPNFPKLAGQGERYLEKQLHDIKSGKRTVLEMTGMLANFSDQDLADIAAYFSSQKGSVGAADPKLVERGRALFNGGDLEKGMPACTGCHSPNGAGIALAGFPHLGGQHAQYVGKQLTDFREGNRTNDGDAMTMRTIAGKLSNKDIEALSSYIQGLH; from the coding sequence ATGAACAAACTATTCGTGAGTCTGCTGTTGACCATGGGGGTCGCAGGTGCGGCAAGTGCTGCGGAACCCATCAAAGGCGATGCTGCTGCCGGTCAGGCCAAAACCGCTGTCTGTGGGGCCTGCCACAACCCTGACGGCAACAGCCTGGCACCGAACTTCCCCAAACTCGCCGGCCAAGGCGAGCGGTATCTGGAAAAGCAGCTGCACGACATCAAGTCCGGCAAGCGCACCGTGCTGGAGATGACCGGCATGCTGGCGAACTTCAGTGACCAGGACCTGGCCGATATCGCCGCCTACTTCTCCAGCCAGAAAGGCAGCGTCGGCGCCGCCGACCCGAAACTGGTCGAACGTGGCCGCGCCCTGTTCAATGGCGGCGACCTCGAGAAGGGCATGCCGGCCTGTACCGGTTGCCATTCTCCCAACGGTGCGGGCATCGCCTTGGCCGGCTTCCCGCATCTGGGCGGCCAGCACGCGCAGTATGTCGGCAAGCAGCTGACCGACTTCCGTGAAGGCAACCGCACCAACGACGGCGATGCCATGACCATGCGCACCATCGCCGGCAAGCTGAGCAACAAGGATATCGAAGCCCTGTCCAGTTACATCCAGGGCCTGCACTGA
- a CDS encoding DUF2782 domain-containing protein, translating into MRTPNRLLLLGLLATLPAVTLAADDAPSADPDVTIRTEGDKTIQEYRQNGFLYAIKVTPKGGKPYFLVRADGTDANFIRSDQPDMLIPSWKIFEWK; encoded by the coding sequence ATGCGTACACCCAATCGCCTGTTACTGCTCGGTCTGCTGGCCACCCTGCCAGCCGTCACCCTGGCGGCGGACGACGCCCCATCGGCAGATCCCGATGTGACCATTCGCACGGAAGGCGACAAAACCATCCAGGAATACCGGCAGAATGGCTTCCTGTATGCGATCAAGGTCACCCCTAAAGGTGGTAAACCTTATTTCCTGGTACGCGCCGATGGCACTGACGCCAACTTCATTCGCTCAGACCAGCCAGACATGCTGATCCCCTCCTGGAAAATCTTCGAGTGGAAGTAG
- the zur gene encoding zinc uptake transcriptional repressor Zur, with product MSITPLAHRPHDHSHCVHSALAEADALCNRQGLRLTALRRRVLELVWQSHKPLGAYDILAVLSEQDGRRAAPPTVYRALDFLLENGLVHRIASLNAFIGCSHPEHAHQGQFLICRECHVAIELEQDSISNAIVDSAKAVGFAVETQTVEVVGLCGNCRGKA from the coding sequence ATGTCCATCACGCCGCTGGCCCACCGCCCCCACGATCATTCCCATTGCGTCCACAGCGCGCTGGCCGAGGCCGACGCGCTGTGCAACCGTCAGGGCCTGCGCCTGACCGCCCTGCGCCGCCGTGTGCTGGAGCTGGTGTGGCAGAGCCACAAGCCGTTGGGCGCCTACGACATCCTCGCCGTGCTCAGCGAGCAGGACGGCCGCCGCGCCGCGCCACCCACCGTCTATCGCGCCCTGGACTTCCTGCTGGAAAACGGCCTGGTGCACCGCATCGCCTCGCTCAACGCCTTCATCGGCTGCAGCCACCCCGAACACGCGCACCAGGGCCAGTTCCTGATCTGCCGTGAATGCCACGTGGCCATCGAACTGGAGCAGGACAGCATCAGCAATGCCATCGTCGACAGCGCCAAGGCTGTCGGCTTCGCCGTCGAAACGCAGACCGTGGAAGTGGTCGGCCTGTGCGGCAACTGCCGGGGCAAGGCATGA
- the yihA gene encoding ribosome biogenesis GTP-binding protein YihA/YsxC: MQVKNPILGLCQKATFALSAAKVEQCPEDQGYEVAFAGRSNAGKSSALNTLTHASLARTSKTPGRTQLLNFFSLDDERRLVDLPGYGYAKVPIPLKQHWQKHLEAYLGSRECLRGVILMMDVRHPMTDFDKMMLDWARASGMPMHILLTKADKLTHGAGKNTLLKVQSEIRKGWGDSTTIQLFSAPKRLGLEEAYRVLADWMELEDKPVA; this comes from the coding sequence ATGCAAGTCAAGAACCCCATCCTCGGCCTCTGCCAGAAAGCCACATTCGCCCTCAGCGCCGCCAAGGTCGAACAATGCCCGGAAGACCAGGGTTACGAGGTGGCTTTCGCCGGCCGCTCCAACGCCGGCAAGTCCAGCGCCCTCAACACCCTGACCCACGCCAGCCTGGCACGCACCTCGAAGACCCCCGGCCGCACCCAGCTGCTGAATTTCTTCAGTCTGGACGATGAACGGCGTTTGGTCGACCTGCCGGGTTACGGTTATGCAAAAGTGCCGATCCCGCTCAAGCAACACTGGCAGAAGCACCTGGAGGCCTACCTCGGCAGCCGCGAGTGCCTGCGCGGGGTAATCCTGATGATGGATGTGCGCCACCCGATGACCGACTTCGACAAGATGATGCTCGATTGGGCCCGGGCCAGCGGCATGCCCATGCACATCCTGCTGACCAAGGCCGACAAGCTGACCCACGGCGCGGGCAAGAACACCCTGCTCAAGGTGCAGTCGGAGATTCGCAAGGGCTGGGGCGATAGCACGACCATCCAGCTGTTCTCGGCGCCCAAGCGTCTGGGGCTGGAAGAAGCCTACCGCGTGCTGGCGGACTGGATGGAGTTGGAAGACAAACCGGTGGCTTGA